One genomic region from Candidatus Babeliales bacterium encodes:
- a CDS encoding mechanosensitive ion channel domain-containing protein has protein sequence MKTIRNTLFMVFFCTSMIKGGDFLKQFVKSDTNQKFFLGIVEEKQKSLHELKKEQDEMTVFAKTLNEKIVRQMNDITALLITTEKELQKNPDDDFLIKQQIILKETEQVLKDIQRTVEDNNSLLVEIILLLQSFIDDPYFELFKKKNKLNERLYYSFDDLQSLHDHILDYEQRITQLSDQEKSLRVEKEGRKRAMIILQEEYDKRQQDIKLFMEAVAINSTLMTNSESEKEIIKIEDHFYKYKKQLADLRLKEITYQIKLIENQLFLAKSYFDLFKKQLRIVKSAIHVSEADVTLAEEDLAKEQKLYFTHKDTLRNEREKIITIQKNKEKELNSLSKQIAIPLGSEIDEWSKKPKQTSNSYVDLVHIGTLNAEAIVYTKEKDLLDAHLAFEEEKFNYKKIKTEAKKTYHKILTQGFLTEEEIAKERTEYETKKKIAEENSKLYQTKINAVAVSLNQLKKIFDRINSFREDAEKQNELIFKNKAKEYNQFINYLIRADRALKKQIDILGKLTGVYSGIVSEISSTVRLIDFISTELQASTIWYRPAYAITLDGVKNIISDTKSFFNDIRIYIAKFNRKVFFINLYEGFSRPLTILFVVLILCIMITMLYYIKKYHVLFLDVLLTRGVSHGALIHMIGFILGTLITFFCLFSYHIVIWVGLWLFCAAIPDNYFFILFYLFSVPYLLYLFHRYIKMLMQMNGQYGYPLLSQDFQRRFELVFSILVYLTIIVFFFRQAFMLSPVHVRSELSNILLAIHFIILQISLIFLITKEQIMGIIPSYSDFWRRIHGHVDHYYYLILLFVVATIIMSNPYVGFGRLVLYLLSGSIYMIFLVKILSLLHNFVKKITSLLFFIQEDTIIRERFSYAKTCFGLVIIASFVILGFIGFIGTAKIWGFDVAITDFKKWLQVPLLLEGTIQPITTLSILKIIAFVLSGFIVAYALKQYVLARIFDLLLVESGVQHTVTSIIQYIVIIIATFFAFNGVGLGSLIGNVFIALALSIGLYIKDPISDFISYFIILVQRPIKIGDYVQIDADTMGIVRKITPRSVILRRKNSTTIIVPNSYVVSKSIENWNYVRNFIAINDITLFVYFKEDPYRIKSILHAAIEEHVNVLKNPRSIVRLTNFTEYGYEFMVRCFISSAYTLEMWDVASDIRLLIAKAFKENSIDFAIPMYKVDEFGHYFETKLSKENNTSLHHSTDGDKIRKE, from the coding sequence ATGAAAACAATACGGAACACACTTTTTATGGTATTTTTTTGTACCAGCATGATTAAAGGCGGAGATTTTTTAAAACAATTTGTTAAAAGTGATACTAATCAAAAATTTTTTCTTGGTATTGTTGAAGAAAAACAGAAATCTTTACATGAATTAAAAAAAGAACAAGATGAGATGACTGTCTTTGCTAAGACGCTTAATGAAAAAATCGTACGGCAAATGAACGATATTACAGCATTGCTTATAACGACTGAAAAAGAATTACAAAAAAATCCCGATGATGATTTTTTAATAAAACAGCAGATTATATTAAAAGAAACAGAACAAGTTCTGAAAGATATACAGCGAACAGTAGAAGATAATAACTCTCTTCTTGTTGAAATTATTTTACTATTACAATCTTTTATAGATGATCCTTATTTCGAATTGTTTAAGAAAAAAAATAAACTGAATGAACGACTTTATTATTCTTTTGATGATCTTCAATCATTGCATGATCATATCTTAGATTATGAACAACGCATTACACAATTAAGCGATCAAGAAAAAAGCCTACGCGTTGAAAAAGAAGGCAGAAAAAGGGCGATGATAATATTGCAAGAAGAATATGATAAACGCCAACAGGATATTAAATTATTCATGGAAGCTGTTGCAATAAACAGCACTTTAATGACAAATTCTGAATCCGAAAAAGAAATTATCAAAATAGAAGATCATTTTTATAAATATAAAAAACAACTTGCTGATTTACGATTAAAAGAAATTACTTACCAAATTAAATTAATAGAAAATCAGTTGTTCTTGGCAAAATCCTATTTTGATCTTTTTAAAAAACAACTACGTATCGTTAAATCAGCTATTCACGTAAGTGAAGCTGATGTAACTCTTGCTGAAGAAGACTTAGCAAAAGAACAGAAATTATATTTTACCCATAAGGACACACTGCGCAATGAGCGCGAGAAGATTATTACCATTCAAAAAAATAAAGAAAAAGAGCTTAACTCGCTCAGTAAGCAGATTGCTATACCATTAGGAAGTGAAATTGATGAATGGAGCAAAAAGCCAAAACAAACATCAAATTCTTATGTCGATCTTGTTCATATTGGTACATTAAATGCGGAAGCTATTGTTTACACTAAAGAAAAAGATTTATTAGATGCACATCTAGCGTTTGAAGAAGAAAAATTTAATTATAAAAAAATAAAAACTGAGGCAAAAAAAACATATCATAAAATTTTAACACAAGGTTTTCTAACAGAAGAAGAAATTGCTAAAGAGAGAACAGAATACGAGACAAAAAAGAAAATTGCCGAAGAAAATAGTAAATTATATCAAACTAAAATTAATGCCGTTGCTGTTTCTTTAAATCAGTTAAAAAAGATTTTTGATAGAATAAATAGTTTTCGTGAAGATGCTGAAAAACAAAATGAACTAATATTTAAGAATAAAGCTAAAGAATATAATCAATTTATTAACTATCTTATACGTGCTGATAGAGCTTTGAAAAAACAGATTGATATTCTTGGAAAATTAACAGGAGTTTATTCGGGAATAGTGTCTGAAATTAGTAGCACAGTTAGGTTAATAGATTTTATTAGTACTGAGCTTCAAGCAAGCACAATTTGGTATCGACCTGCATACGCAATAACGCTTGATGGTGTAAAAAATATTATTTCTGATACAAAATCATTCTTTAATGATATACGCATTTACATAGCTAAGTTTAATAGAAAAGTTTTTTTTATTAACCTTTATGAAGGTTTCTCTCGACCTCTTACTATTTTATTTGTTGTATTAATTCTTTGTATAATGATTACTATGCTCTATTATATTAAGAAATATCATGTGCTATTCCTTGATGTTTTACTTACTCGAGGCGTAAGTCATGGCGCGCTGATACATATGATTGGTTTTATTTTAGGTACCCTAATAACATTTTTTTGCTTATTCAGTTATCATATTGTTATATGGGTAGGATTATGGTTATTTTGTGCGGCTATTCCTGATAATTATTTTTTTATACTTTTCTATCTTTTTTCTGTTCCGTATCTTTTATATTTATTTCATCGTTATATAAAAATGCTCATGCAGATGAATGGTCAATATGGTTATCCTTTACTTTCTCAAGATTTTCAACGTCGATTTGAACTTGTTTTTTCTATACTAGTATATCTTACCATTATAGTTTTTTTCTTTCGTCAAGCTTTTATGCTGTCACCAGTTCATGTGCGATCAGAGCTATCTAATATTTTACTTGCCATTCATTTTATTATACTACAAATCTCATTAATTTTTTTAATCACCAAAGAGCAGATAATGGGTATCATTCCTTCCTATTCTGATTTTTGGCGTAGGATTCATGGGCATGTTGATCATTATTATTATCTAATTCTGTTATTTGTTGTTGCAACTATTATTATGAGTAATCCCTATGTTGGCTTTGGTAGATTAGTCCTTTATTTACTTTCCGGTTCTATTTATATGATATTTTTAGTCAAAATATTATCATTACTCCATAACTTTGTAAAAAAAATAACATCATTACTTTTTTTTATTCAAGAAGATACAATTATTCGAGAGCGCTTTTCATATGCCAAAACATGTTTTGGGTTAGTTATTATTGCATCATTTGTTATTCTTGGATTTATTGGATTTATTGGAACAGCAAAAATATGGGGCTTTGATGTTGCCATTACTGATTTTAAAAAATGGTTACAAGTTCCATTATTACTTGAAGGAACCATACAGCCAATTACCACACTATCAATATTGAAAATTATTGCGTTTGTTTTGAGTGGTTTTATTGTTGCTTATGCATTAAAACAATACGTCCTTGCTCGTATATTTGATTTACTTCTTGTTGAGTCCGGTGTTCAACACACCGTTACAAGCATTATTCAATATATTGTTATTATCATCGCAACTTTTTTTGCTTTCAATGGTGTTGGTCTTGGTTCGCTCATTGGAAATGTGTTTATTGCACTAGCATTAAGTATTGGTTTGTATATTAAAGACCCTATCAGTGATTTTATTTCCTATTTTATTATTTTAGTACAGCGTCCTATTAAAATTGGTGACTATGTACAAATTGATGCCGATACGATGGGTATTGTACGCAAAATAACACCGCGTTCAGTTATCTTACGCAGAAAAAATAGTACGACAATTATTGTACCCAACTCATATGTCGTGAGTAAGTCAATTGAAAACTGGAACTATGTACGTAATTTTATTGCGATCAATGATATTACTTTGTTTGTTTATTTTAAAGAGGATCCTTATAGGATAAAATCAATATTGCATGCGGCAATTGAAGAACATGTTAATGTTCTTAAAAATCCACGTTCGATTGTGCGTTTAACAAATTTTACTGAATATGGATATGAATTTATGGTACGGTGTTTCATAAGTTCAGCGTATACACTTGAAATGTGGGATGTAGCAAGCGATATACGTTTACTTATTGCAAAAGCATTTAAAGAAAATAGCATTGATTTTGCAATACCCATGTATAAAGTTGATGAATTTGGTCATTATTTTGAAACCAAATTATCTAAAGAAAATAATACATCTCTACATCATTCAACAGATGGTGATAAAATAAGAAAGGAATAG
- a CDS encoding alkaline phosphatase family protein — translation MKKYSSYTLKILYISTFFMNIPNYAYNNNPPRLTVILVVDQCAYSYFNKLMPHFKYGLKYLMENGVVYTNAYMPHGQPGTATGHAGLNTGTCAKDHGFVSNSWYENGKKIACDDDIADNTHVINPTDDTTYDYGKSAHMLMVDGLSDQCVLQSKPRSTFTAYSISGKSRSAIATASKLGKPLWIDPQTGLFTSSKAYFDTLPAWLQEFNLNNNINKLGSITWQPMYKKSPYSYNFFNINNYNYTRTKKTMLNTKLRVPDTSNPQEPYHLFEKTPQANQYILDCAQSCIKTHVGRKHRDRLLLWVCLSPLDKIGHKYGPNSMETIDMIYHLDKQLQRFMRQTLRIIGKHEIVFALTADHGIMPIPELLHEQGLTQAHRIERIELIKNINDLIEKKYSIKNLVVCYKGQELLLNSSETETLKPEQHSNIISDIKLYLLQQDGIKNVWSSDELSHLPTQLNTLEDNIKKQLFKGRSGSIIIQTYPYTVITHWPNGASHKTPYNYDTNVPLIIFHPGKFERCFVRERVAPLQLANTLAEILNVPKPSASTYEILPGLFDPKYK, via the coding sequence ATGAAAAAGTATTCTTCATATACATTAAAAATTTTATATATTAGTACTTTTTTTATGAATATCCCAAATTATGCTTATAATAATAACCCACCCCGATTAACCGTTATTTTAGTTGTAGATCAATGTGCCTATTCCTATTTTAATAAATTAATGCCTCATTTTAAATATGGACTTAAATATTTAATGGAAAATGGTGTGGTTTATACAAACGCGTATATGCCACATGGCCAACCCGGAACAGCAACTGGGCATGCCGGTCTCAATACAGGAACCTGCGCAAAGGATCATGGATTTGTTAGTAATTCATGGTATGAAAATGGAAAAAAAATCGCATGCGATGATGATATCGCAGATAATACGCATGTTATTAATCCTACGGATGACACTACCTATGATTATGGTAAATCAGCTCATATGTTAATGGTTGATGGATTGTCGGATCAATGCGTATTGCAATCAAAACCACGAAGCACTTTTACCGCATATAGTATTTCTGGAAAAAGTAGATCAGCAATTGCTACTGCAAGCAAACTTGGAAAACCGTTATGGATTGATCCTCAAACAGGTTTATTTACGTCAAGCAAAGCTTACTTTGATACCTTACCTGCATGGCTACAAGAATTTAATCTTAATAATAATATCAATAAACTTGGTTCCATAACGTGGCAACCAATGTATAAGAAAAGCCCTTACTCATATAATTTTTTTAATATTAATAACTATAATTACACTCGTACAAAAAAAACTATGTTAAATACAAAACTACGAGTACCTGATACATCAAATCCTCAAGAACCTTATCATTTATTTGAAAAAACTCCTCAAGCCAATCAATACATTCTCGATTGCGCACAATCTTGTATTAAAACTCATGTAGGTAGAAAGCATAGAGACAGATTGCTTTTATGGGTATGCTTAAGTCCTTTGGATAAGATTGGTCATAAATATGGTCCTAACAGTATGGAAACAATTGATATGATATATCATCTTGATAAACAATTACAACGTTTTATGCGTCAAACACTAAGAATAATTGGTAAACATGAAATAGTATTTGCTCTTACTGCTGACCACGGAATTATGCCAATTCCTGAACTCTTGCATGAACAAGGATTAACGCAAGCACATCGAATAGAACGTATAGAATTGATTAAAAATATTAATGATTTAATTGAGAAAAAATATTCAATTAAAAACCTTGTCGTCTGTTATAAAGGACAAGAATTATTATTAAATTCATCTGAAACAGAAACGCTAAAACCAGAACAACATAGTAATATAATTAGTGATATAAAGTTATATCTATTACAACAAGATGGAATAAAAAATGTATGGTCATCTGATGAATTATCACATCTACCTACACAACTAAATACGTTAGAGGACAATATTAAAAAACAACTCTTTAAAGGACGTTCTGGTTCCATTATTATTCAAACATATCCTTATACTGTTATTACCCATTGGCCTAATGGAGCATCACATAAAACACCTTATAATTATGATACAAATGTACCATTAATTATTTTTCATCCAGGAAAATTTGAACGATGCTTTGTACGTGAACGTGTTGCTCCTTTGCAATTAGCTAATACACTTGCTGAAATATTAAATGTTCCTAAGCCATCTGCGTCAACATATGAAATATTGCCGGGATTGTTTGATCCAAAATATAAATGA
- the murF gene encoding UDP-N-acetylmuramoyl-tripeptide--D-alanyl-D-alanine ligase → MRFDKSFITKTLPQLSIAFGNFPDNATFSIDSREVKAGDIFIALKGAEHDGHEFVAQALQNGAVGLIIAESKKDILNEIKNLETKLVLLVKDPLEALFQLAAAWRLQFNYPVIAITGSVGKTSTKEILSQIMLHANKKYFVSHGNQNTKIGLALNILRMKIDHELTIFELGISKRSEMADLACLLRPTSAMITNIGHQHMDGLGSLNDIALEKRDVFKYFIENNIGIINGDQQILAHVSYQHPVIKFGSKTTNQIQARKIRVSGSHINFVLKIYKKKYSIVLDNPHVGAVFNVLAATAAAHWLGISDEIIIKAVQKPCIIEGRFEERLVNGNRGILINDCYNANPESMKAALLAFQQIETKSPKIAILGDMLGLGVNSPFWHRQVGRFLRKVPSLNKVILVGNLVSWIKKTAPVGLRIEVVESWQDAVHRIENELNTKPAILVKASRAIGLENLVSILTTKSDIQSSQL, encoded by the coding sequence ATGCGATTTGACAAGTCTTTTATAACAAAAACATTACCTCAACTATCGATTGCATTCGGAAATTTTCCAGATAATGCAACTTTTTCTATTGATTCGCGTGAGGTAAAGGCAGGAGATATTTTTATTGCACTTAAAGGTGCTGAGCATGATGGACATGAATTTGTCGCTCAGGCACTTCAAAATGGTGCTGTAGGTCTTATTATTGCAGAATCAAAAAAAGATATTCTTAATGAAATAAAAAATTTAGAAACTAAGTTAGTTCTTTTAGTTAAAGATCCGCTTGAGGCACTTTTTCAACTCGCAGCAGCATGGCGTTTGCAATTTAATTATCCAGTTATTGCTATTACAGGATCGGTAGGCAAAACATCGACAAAAGAAATTCTTTCTCAAATTATGTTACATGCTAACAAAAAATATTTTGTTTCTCATGGTAATCAAAATACTAAAATCGGCCTTGCTCTTAATATACTTCGTATGAAAATAGATCATGAATTAACCATTTTCGAACTAGGTATTAGTAAGCGCAGCGAAATGGCTGATCTTGCTTGTTTATTACGTCCAACATCAGCAATGATTACCAATATTGGACATCAGCATATGGATGGCCTGGGCTCACTCAATGATATTGCACTTGAAAAACGAGATGTTTTTAAGTATTTTATTGAAAATAATATTGGAATAATTAATGGTGACCAACAAATTCTTGCTCATGTTTCTTATCAACACCCTGTTATTAAATTTGGATCAAAAACAACAAATCAAATTCAAGCAAGAAAAATAAGAGTTTCTGGATCTCACATTAATTTTGTCTTAAAAATATATAAAAAAAAATATTCCATAGTACTTGATAATCCTCATGTTGGTGCGGTGTTTAATGTTCTTGCTGCGACTGCTGCAGCTCATTGGCTGGGGATATCTGATGAAATTATCATTAAGGCTGTACAAAAGCCATGTATAATTGAAGGACGCTTTGAAGAACGTTTGGTTAATGGTAATCGAGGCATATTGATTAATGATTGTTATAATGCAAATCCAGAAAGTATGAAAGCTGCATTATTGGCGTTTCAACAGATAGAAACAAAATCACCAAAAATCGCTATTTTGGGTGATATGCTTGGCTTAGGTGTTAATAGCCCTTTTTGGCATCGTCAAGTAGGGCGTTTTTTGCGTAAAGTTCCATCATTAAATAAAGTAATTTTAGTTGGGAATCTAGTTTCTTGGATTAAAAAAACAGCTCCAGTTGGTTTACGCATTGAAGTAGTTGAATCATGGCAAGATGCTGTTCATCGAATTGAAAATGAACTCAATACAAAACCAGCAATTTTGGTTAAAGCATCACGTGCAATTGGCCTTGAAAATTTAGTATCAATTTTAACAACAAAAAGTGATATTCAATCATCACAATTATAG
- the rsmH gene encoding 16S rRNA (cytosine(1402)-N(4))-methyltransferase RsmH has product MDIFNQENLVSFFHKTVLVDEVLHYLDPQPGKLYCDATFGSGGHTKAILDKQSECKVVAIDWDAISIETYAPPLEQIYHNRLHMIWGNFANLYRLLQKAKVGKVDGILADFGTSQMHIKERAGFSFYRDSELDMRMSPAHQQITAEQVINRSSEKKLCEIFWQLGQEVHAKKIVAAIIEARQKKEIRTTRELAMLIEKVIPRQGRSSKIHPATKVFQALRIYVNHEINNIVGFLSGALQVLKPQGLLLCISFHSLEDRIVKQFFKEKAEEGKLEILTKRVVVPTVEEVTKNPSSRSAKLRVARFIG; this is encoded by the coding sequence ATGGACATATTTAATCAAGAAAATTTAGTATCGTTTTTTCATAAAACCGTTTTGGTAGACGAGGTGCTCCATTATCTTGATCCTCAACCCGGTAAGTTATATTGTGATGCTACATTTGGCTCTGGTGGCCATACCAAAGCTATCCTAGATAAACAATCGGAATGCAAAGTTGTAGCAATTGATTGGGATGCAATATCAATTGAGACATATGCTCCACCTCTAGAACAAATATACCATAATCGATTGCATATGATATGGGGTAATTTCGCTAATTTATATCGTTTGTTGCAAAAAGCGAAAGTAGGAAAAGTTGATGGTATTCTCGCTGACTTTGGCACATCACAAATGCACATAAAAGAACGAGCAGGTTTTTCGTTTTATAGAGATTCTGAACTTGATATGAGAATGTCACCTGCTCACCAACAGATAACAGCCGAACAGGTTATTAATAGATCTTCTGAGAAAAAATTATGTGAAATTTTTTGGCAACTTGGACAAGAAGTGCATGCAAAAAAAATAGTAGCTGCAATTATTGAAGCTCGTCAAAAAAAAGAAATTCGTACAACAAGAGAATTAGCAATGTTGATTGAGAAAGTGATTCCTCGTCAAGGAAGATCATCAAAAATTCATCCGGCAACAAAAGTTTTTCAGGCATTACGTATTTATGTTAATCATGAAATAAATAATATTGTCGGTTTTTTATCTGGCGCGTTACAGGTTTTGAAACCTCAAGGCTTGTTATTATGTATTTCATTTCATTCCTTAGAAGATCGAATTGTAAAACAATTTTTTAAAGAAAAAGCTGAAGAAGGAAAATTAGAAATACTTACTAAGCGTGTTGTTGTGCCAACAGTAGAAGAAGTCACTAAAAATCCATCATCACGCTCAGCAAAATTGAGAGTTGCACGATTTATTGGATAA
- the spoVG gene encoding septation regulator SpoVG — protein sequence MEITEVKVFPVTDGEKLKAYATIVFDNAFIIRDLKVIEGVKGLFVSMPSRKRKDGTFRDVVHPLNPETRSMIEERVVREYKSVMDLGDSHVSVDEE from the coding sequence ATGGAAATCACGGAAGTAAAAGTATTTCCGGTAACGGATGGTGAAAAATTGAAAGCGTATGCGACCATCGTTTTTGATAATGCATTTATAATTCGAGATCTCAAGGTCATTGAAGGTGTTAAAGGTTTGTTTGTCTCAATGCCATCACGCAAACGTAAAGATGGGACATTTCGCGATGTTGTTCACCCTCTAAACCCTGAAACACGTAGTATGATTGAAGAGCGTGTTGTTCGAGAATATAAAAGTGTTATGGATTTAGGTGATAGTCATGTATCTGTTGATGAAGAATAA
- a CDS encoding DNA translocase FtsK — protein MNIFFYENNKTLYYFSITFYISSIIFFLISLLSYNATDNSFFYVSSNPHNATNYCGFIGAQIAAVLFYLFGGASFLLVIPLLYGGFIFFIKRSFRSEWERLCAALYLPFVGAALLTVYEIDFLWSPYPGGRMGLLFTQKLVYYFDNIGCIFFLYSSLGAILILLFRWSFMYAVQFSISSITTVYLLMKKYHVISTIADTVASFLYFVLIRFPLLVSHFVTSLFDETTFYGTGLLCPEDGYEQIQHVTAQKYQNLHFFTMPLFPKSGEHKINSIISYVIVTKSNKGYIQKILNVHNKYTACVTDCKNVQNNSMSTIIKPVLHYTLPYMNIFIAEKYAIDNNDDENELRQRAYILQDKLKRFGINGEIVAIKQGPVVTLFEYQPDANTKLSKIIVLEDDLAMALQALSIRIIAPIPGRSVVGFEVSNTLRHDVLFSQVATQAIYTQFSGDLPLVLGKDTIGSVVVVDLAKMPHLLIAGSTGSGKSVALNAILISLLCKLSPDKLKLILIDPKRLEFAAFTDIAHLLFPVVTSPINATLVLRWVVQEMEERYEKMAQHGARNITDYNNKIISAFKTSSKKYDSDQHKNEKNALPFIVVMIDELADLMITAGRDVESLITRITQMARAAGIHMIVATQRPSVDVITGLIKANFPSRISFRVTSRIDSRTILDTMGADRLLGKGDMLFLDATTSQLKRVHGAYVSDKEIEQVVNHIHQQQKVTYLDMNSIVSLHKQDSLEINDALYEDIKVFLKEIDEISISLLQRKFHIGYNRSARIIGLLESQGLIMPQNDGKMRKVIR, from the coding sequence ATGAATATATTTTTTTATGAAAACAATAAAACTTTATATTATTTTAGTATAACTTTTTATATAAGTAGTATTATTTTTTTTCTTATTTCTCTTCTTTCATATAATGCTACCGATAATTCTTTTTTTTATGTTTCAAGTAATCCGCATAACGCTACCAATTATTGTGGTTTTATTGGTGCTCAAATTGCAGCCGTTTTATTTTATTTATTTGGCGGAGCATCATTTTTATTAGTAATTCCATTATTATACGGAGGATTTATTTTTTTTATTAAACGATCATTTAGATCAGAATGGGAAAGGCTATGCGCTGCTCTTTATTTACCTTTTGTGGGAGCAGCATTACTTACCGTATATGAAATTGATTTTTTATGGAGTCCTTACCCTGGTGGAAGAATGGGATTATTATTTACACAAAAACTTGTGTATTATTTTGATAATATTGGATGTATATTTTTTTTATACAGTAGCTTAGGTGCCATCTTAATTTTACTATTTCGTTGGTCGTTTATGTACGCTGTACAATTCAGCATATCAAGTATAACAACAGTTTATTTACTGATGAAAAAATATCATGTAATAAGTACTATAGCTGACACTGTTGCATCCTTTTTATATTTTGTTTTAATTCGTTTTCCATTATTAGTGTCTCATTTTGTTACATCGCTTTTTGATGAAACAACATTCTATGGAACAGGGTTATTGTGTCCTGAAGATGGTTATGAACAGATACAACATGTTACTGCACAAAAATATCAAAATTTACATTTTTTTACTATGCCATTATTCCCTAAATCTGGTGAACATAAAATTAATAGTATAATTTCTTATGTTATAGTAACAAAATCTAATAAAGGGTATATACAAAAAATACTTAATGTTCACAATAAGTATACTGCTTGCGTAACAGATTGTAAGAATGTTCAAAATAATTCCATGTCAACTATTATTAAGCCGGTTCTGCATTACACGTTACCATATATGAATATTTTTATCGCTGAAAAGTATGCCATTGATAATAATGATGATGAAAATGAATTACGCCAACGTGCATATATTTTACAAGATAAACTTAAACGCTTTGGTATTAATGGAGAAATCGTTGCTATTAAGCAAGGTCCCGTAGTAACTTTGTTCGAATATCAACCAGACGCTAATACTAAATTAAGTAAAATTATTGTATTAGAAGATGATCTTGCTATGGCCCTACAAGCATTAAGTATTCGTATTATTGCTCCGATACCAGGACGATCAGTTGTAGGCTTTGAGGTTTCTAATACCCTTCGCCATGATGTATTATTTTCACAGGTTGCTACTCAAGCTATATATACACAATTTTCTGGTGATTTACCGCTTGTCTTAGGCAAAGATACTATTGGAAGTGTAGTTGTTGTAGATCTAGCTAAAATGCCACATTTACTTATTGCAGGCTCAACAGGCTCAGGAAAATCAGTTGCTCTTAATGCTATTTTAATAAGCTTATTATGTAAATTAAGCCCTGATAAATTAAAACTTATTTTAATTGACCCTAAACGATTAGAATTTGCAGCATTTACTGACATTGCCCATTTATTATTCCCTGTTGTTACAAGTCCTATTAATGCAACTTTAGTATTACGATGGGTCGTACAAGAAATGGAGGAACGTTATGAAAAAATGGCGCAACATGGAGCGCGTAATATTACTGATTATAATAATAAAATTATATCCGCTTTTAAAACTTCTTCAAAAAAATATGATAGCGATCAACACAAAAACGAAAAAAACGCACTACCATTTATTGTTGTTATGATTGATGAATTAGCAGATTTAATGATCACCGCAGGCCGTGATGTCGAAAGTCTTATTACACGAATCACACAAATGGCTCGTGCTGCAGGGATTCATATGATTGTTGCAACGCAACGACCCTCTGTTGATGTTATTACGGGATTAATTAAAGCTAATTTTCCAAGTAGAATATCATTTAGAGTTACATCTCGTATTGATTCGCGTACTATTTTAGATACAATGGGAGCAGATCGTTTATTAGGCAAAGGAGATATGCTTTTTCTTGATGCTACAACATCACAATTAAAACGTGTTCATGGTGCTTATGTTTCTGACAAAGAAATTGAGCAAGTTGTTAATCATATACATCAGCAACAAAAGGTTACTTATTTAGATATGAATAGCATTGTATCATTACACAAACAAGATTCATTAGAAATTAATGATGCATTGTATGAAGATATTAAAGTTTTTTTAAAAGAAATTGATGAAATTTCTATTTCTTTATTACAAAGAAAATTTCATATTGGTTATAATAGATCAGCTCGCATTATTGGTTTGCTTGAATCACAAGGTTTAATAATGCCACAAAATGATGGTAAAATGAGAAAAGTAATTCGTTAA
- a CDS encoding GNAT family N-acetyltransferase gives MIASYIKKIIFLMSFVCIVCVSFGMYYYSKFLQNHAIDIGLHACICEFNPLCDTEPILNIFKNNWHALVEDVDYSPEFMMQNRTPDNDEKHFGILVIKVIREKNKLAAFTAYYMKTPEEGIVLFLAVDHNFRGKRYGYKLMQYALKELKYMGAKSVGLWVLINNIPARKIYRELGFIEKVYDERESVYLEYNANF, from the coding sequence ATGATAGCAAGTTATATAAAAAAAATTATCTTTTTGATGAGTTTTGTATGTATTGTTTGTGTTAGTTTTGGGATGTACTATTATTCAAAATTTTTACAGAATCATGCAATAGATATTGGCTTGCATGCGTGTATTTGTGAGTTTAATCCTTTGTGTGATACGGAACCAATTTTAAATATCTTTAAAAATAATTGGCATGCACTTGTTGAGGATGTTGATTATTCGCCTGAATTTATGATGCAAAACCGCACCCCAGATAATGATGAAAAGCATTTTGGAATATTAGTAATTAAGGTAATTCGTGAAAAAAATAAACTGGCTGCTTTTACTGCTTATTATATGAAAACACCAGAAGAAGGCATCGTGCTTTTTTTAGCTGTAGATCATAATTTTAGAGGTAAACGATATGGATATAAGTTAATGCAATATGCCCTTAAAGAACTAAAATACATGGGGGCGAAATCAGTTGGTCTTTGGGTTCTTATTAATAATATCCCTGCAAGAAAAATTTATAGAGAATTAGGTTTTATTGAAAAAGTCTATGATGAAAGAGAAAGTGTTTATCTTGAGTATAATGCAAACTTCTAA